In Streptomyces hawaiiensis, one genomic interval encodes:
- a CDS encoding SDR family NAD(P)-dependent oxidoreductase — translation MATAAPPAASRIAVVTGASSGIGAATARQLAAAGYRVVLTARRKDRIEALAEEITQAGHQATAYALDVTDRAAVDEFATAFKTIGVLVNNAGGALGADPVATGDPADWRQMYETNVIGTLNLTQALLPALIASGDGTVVVVSSTAGHGTYEGGGGYVAAKHGAHVLAETLRLEIVGRPVRVIEIAPGMVKTDEFALTRFGGDEDKAAKVYQGVAEPLTADDVADTITWAITRPAHVNVDLLVLRPRAQASNTKVHRES, via the coding sequence ATGGCCACCGCCGCCCCGCCCGCAGCCTCCCGCATCGCCGTCGTCACGGGTGCGAGCAGCGGAATCGGCGCCGCCACGGCCCGGCAGCTCGCCGCGGCGGGCTACCGCGTCGTCCTCACCGCGCGCCGCAAGGACCGCATCGAGGCCCTCGCGGAGGAGATCACCCAGGCGGGCCACCAGGCCACGGCGTACGCCCTCGACGTCACCGACCGCGCGGCGGTCGACGAGTTCGCCACGGCGTTCAAGACGATCGGCGTACTGGTCAACAACGCGGGCGGCGCGCTCGGCGCGGACCCCGTCGCGACCGGCGACCCGGCCGACTGGCGCCAGATGTACGAGACGAACGTCATCGGCACCCTCAACCTCACCCAGGCCCTGCTGCCCGCGCTGATCGCGAGCGGCGACGGCACGGTCGTGGTCGTCTCCTCCACCGCGGGCCACGGCACCTACGAGGGCGGCGGGGGCTACGTCGCCGCCAAGCACGGCGCCCACGTCCTGGCCGAGACCCTGCGCCTGGAGATCGTCGGCCGGCCGGTCCGCGTCATCGAGATCGCCCCCGGCATGGTCAAGACGGACGAGTTCGCCCTGACCCGCTTCGGCGGCGACGAGGACAAGGCGGCCAAGGTCTACCAGGGCGTCGCCGAGCCCCTCACGGCCGACGACGTCGCCGACACGATCACCTGGGCGATCACCCGCCCCGCCCACGTCAACGTGGACCTCCTGGTCCTCCGCCCCCGCGCCCAGGCCTCGAACACGAAGGTGCACCGGGAGTCGTAG
- a CDS encoding response regulator transcription factor: MPNTVLLAEDDRAIRNALERALTLEGYRVMAVADGVEALAQAHRNRPDVLVLDVMMPGIDGLQVCRVLRAEGDRTPVLMLTALVETADRIAGLDAGADDYVVKPFDVEEVFARLRALLRRTSPVNTGSAPAAEASRPLPERFIEAAGIRMDPQARRAWRGARELELTRTEFELLELLVRNAGIVLDHSTIYDRIWGYDFGPGSKNLAVYVGYLRRKLDEPDAPQLIHTVRGVGYVLRED, encoded by the coding sequence GTGCCCAACACCGTGCTGCTCGCCGAAGACGACCGCGCCATCCGCAACGCCCTGGAGCGTGCCCTGACCCTGGAGGGTTACCGGGTCATGGCGGTCGCCGACGGTGTCGAGGCGCTGGCGCAGGCCCACCGCAACCGTCCGGACGTGCTCGTCCTGGACGTGATGATGCCCGGCATCGACGGGCTCCAGGTGTGCCGGGTGCTGCGCGCCGAGGGCGACCGCACCCCGGTGCTGATGCTGACGGCCCTCGTGGAGACCGCCGACCGGATCGCCGGCCTGGACGCGGGCGCCGACGACTACGTGGTGAAGCCGTTCGACGTGGAGGAGGTCTTCGCCCGGCTGCGCGCCCTGCTGCGCCGTACCAGCCCGGTGAACACCGGGAGCGCACCCGCGGCCGAGGCGTCCAGGCCGCTCCCGGAGCGGTTCATCGAGGCCGCCGGCATCCGTATGGACCCCCAGGCGCGCCGGGCCTGGCGGGGCGCGCGCGAGCTGGAGCTGACCCGCACCGAGTTCGAGCTGCTGGAACTGCTGGTGCGCAACGCCGGCATCGTCCTCGACCACTCGACGATCTACGACCGCATCTGGGGCTACGACTTCGGGCCCGGCTCGAAGAACCTCGCCGTCTACGTCGGCTATCTGCGCCGCAAGCTCGACGAGCCGGACGCGCCGCAGCTGATCCACACGGTCCGGGGCGTGGGTTACGTGCTGCGGGAGGACTGA
- a CDS encoding HAMP domain-containing sensor histidine kinase, translated as MGRLRGLLAGRRPKLVSLRTTFAVSFAAVTAAVTILVGILSYSAAARLVRVDQQTVFDEVVQDLRDEVRQNHMTPGDFSSAAPGHDLVRPARTDVQVLGPDGHVVDPGSPGLPVTGADARIAAAVLSGEVAQHKDVDVGDDVYRVATVSLGGGRGAVQVAQEFSDVEDLLRALQQRTLLLMAAVVVGAGLFGWWLARRITRRLVVLTDAAEDVARTRRLGIQVPVAGHDEVGRLGRAFDRMLGRLAQSEEDQRRLVQDAGHELRTPLTSLRTNISLLRRIGELPPEAREELVADLGQEARELTDLVNELVDLAAGQSDTEPPRRVDVADIAEEVAGVARRRSGREIVLRASGDTTTDGRPGMLTRALSNLVENAVKFDQRGRAPIEIVVSGPARPGTIRVEVLDRGPGIADSDLTRVFDRFYRAADARSLPGSGLGLSIVREVALAHGGAPFAFRRDGGGTVTGFTVGGGLD; from the coding sequence GTGGGCCGCCTGCGCGGGCTGCTGGCCGGGCGGCGGCCGAAGCTGGTCTCGCTGCGCACCACCTTCGCGGTGTCGTTCGCGGCGGTGACGGCGGCCGTGACGATCCTGGTCGGCATCCTGTCGTACAGCGCCGCCGCGCGGCTGGTGCGGGTGGACCAGCAGACGGTGTTCGACGAGGTCGTGCAGGATCTGCGCGACGAGGTGCGGCAGAACCACATGACGCCCGGCGACTTCTCGTCCGCCGCGCCCGGCCACGACCTGGTGCGGCCGGCCCGGACGGACGTGCAGGTGCTCGGCCCGGACGGGCACGTCGTCGACCCGGGCAGCCCGGGGCTGCCGGTCACCGGCGCCGACGCGCGGATCGCGGCCGCGGTCCTGTCCGGGGAGGTGGCCCAGCACAAGGACGTCGACGTCGGCGACGACGTCTACCGCGTCGCCACCGTCTCCCTCGGCGGCGGCCGGGGCGCGGTGCAGGTCGCGCAGGAGTTCAGCGACGTCGAGGACCTGCTGCGGGCGCTCCAGCAGCGGACGCTGCTGCTGATGGCCGCCGTGGTGGTCGGCGCCGGGCTGTTCGGCTGGTGGCTGGCCCGGCGGATCACACGCCGCCTGGTCGTGCTGACCGACGCCGCCGAGGACGTCGCCCGCACCCGCCGGCTGGGCATCCAGGTGCCCGTGGCCGGTCATGACGAGGTGGGCCGCCTCGGCCGGGCCTTCGACCGCATGCTGGGCCGGCTCGCGCAGTCCGAGGAGGACCAGCGCCGCCTGGTCCAGGACGCGGGCCACGAGCTGCGCACACCGCTGACCTCGCTGCGCACGAACATCTCCCTGCTGCGCCGGATCGGCGAACTCCCGCCGGAGGCCCGCGAGGAACTGGTCGCCGACCTGGGCCAGGAGGCCCGGGAGCTGACCGACCTGGTCAACGAGCTGGTGGATCTCGCGGCCGGGCAGTCCGACACCGAGCCGCCGCGGCGGGTGGACGTGGCGGACATCGCCGAGGAGGTGGCGGGGGTGGCCCGGCGCCGCAGCGGCCGGGAGATCGTGCTGCGCGCGAGCGGCGACACCACGACCGACGGGCGGCCCGGGATGCTGACCCGGGCGCTCTCCAACCTCGTCGAGAACGCGGTGAAGTTCGACCAGCGCGGCCGGGCCCCCATCGAGATCGTCGTCTCGGGGCCCGCCCGGCCCGGCACGATCCGGGTCGAGGTCCTCGACCGCGGACCGGGCATCGCCGACAGTGACCTCACCCGGGTCTTCGACCGCTTCTACCGGGCCGCCGACGCCCGCTCCCTGCCGGGTTCCGGCCTGGGCCTGTCCATCGTCCGCGAGGTGGCCCTCGCACACGGGGGAGCGCCGTTCGCGTTCCGGCGGGACGGCGGCGGGACGGTGACCGGGTTCACGGTGGGCGGAGGCCTGGACTGA
- a CDS encoding YnfA family protein produces MSVLRSAALFALAALLEIGGAWLVWQGVREHKGWLWAAGGVLALGAYGFVATFQPDAHFGRVLAAYGGVFVAGSILWGVVADGYRPDRWDITGALVCLAGMAVIMYAPRGN; encoded by the coding sequence ATGTCCGTGCTCCGCTCCGCCGCCCTCTTCGCCCTCGCCGCCCTCCTCGAGATCGGCGGCGCCTGGCTCGTCTGGCAGGGCGTGCGCGAGCACAAGGGCTGGCTCTGGGCGGCCGGCGGCGTCCTCGCGCTCGGCGCCTACGGCTTCGTCGCGACGTTCCAGCCGGACGCCCACTTCGGCCGCGTCCTCGCCGCGTACGGCGGGGTCTTCGTCGCCGGATCGATCCTGTGGGGCGTGGTCGCGGACGGCTACCGCCCGGACCGCTGGGACATCACGGGCGCGCTGGTCTGCCTCGCGGGCATGGCCGTCATCATGTACGCCCCGCGGGGAAACTGA
- a CDS encoding ester cyclase, with amino-acid sequence MGEAREVMDRLTDAVTTHTDMKVVGELYAEDAVAFTSDEGELRGRDSIVEYWRTMTEAVPGAAFEVLHSYEAGDTAIDEGVFHGRNTGPLELPNGETLPPTQKEVRIRGVDIATVKDGRIVDYRLYFDEMDFLGQLGLLPDEPF; translated from the coding sequence ATGGGCGAGGCACGTGAGGTCATGGACCGGCTCACGGACGCGGTCACCACACACACCGATATGAAGGTCGTCGGCGAGCTCTATGCCGAGGACGCGGTCGCCTTCACCTCGGACGAGGGCGAGCTGCGCGGGCGCGACTCGATCGTCGAGTACTGGCGGACGATGACCGAGGCGGTTCCCGGGGCGGCGTTCGAGGTGCTGCACTCCTATGAGGCCGGTGACACGGCCATCGACGAGGGGGTCTTCCACGGGCGGAACACCGGGCCGCTGGAGCTGCCCAACGGGGAGACGCTGCCTCCGACGCAGAAGGAGGTCCGGATCCGCGGGGTGGACATCGCCACGGTGAAGGACGGGCGGATCGTCGACTACCGGCTGTACTTCGACGAGATGGATTTCCTCGGGCAGTTGGGGCTGCTGCCCGACGAGCCGTTCTGA
- a CDS encoding GNAT family N-acetyltransferase gives MRDLAESVESVEQLATVWRAMVLDRDPQADVRDLPGIAVRWADCRFAFWNCVTLTDAGADAGLLKQRLNEAAEIMRAKTHPGFLWVFEDLLDAPAHAALGDAAERAGLRYAFPGTGMAGDLLPIPEPAHPELTFVRVTDDELLRSYADINSRAYGFPLEDGRDGLAGSSLWKSRVFAYLGLRDGVPVTCAASVEADGRLFVALVATDPGWERRGYGEAVTRKALYEGARATGLTRATLHATAAGAPVYPRIGFRPTSPMRFYSLGD, from the coding sequence ATGCGTGATCTCGCGGAGTCGGTCGAATCGGTGGAGCAACTCGCCACGGTGTGGCGGGCCATGGTGCTCGACCGGGATCCGCAGGCCGATGTGCGGGACCTGCCGGGCATCGCCGTGCGGTGGGCCGACTGCCGGTTCGCCTTCTGGAACTGCGTGACCCTGACCGATGCCGGTGCCGATGCCGGGTTGCTGAAGCAGCGGCTGAACGAGGCCGCCGAGATCATGCGGGCGAAGACCCACCCCGGGTTCCTGTGGGTCTTCGAGGATCTGCTCGACGCCCCGGCGCACGCCGCGCTGGGGGACGCCGCCGAGCGGGCGGGCCTGCGCTACGCCTTTCCCGGCACCGGCATGGCGGGAGATCTGCTGCCCATTCCCGAGCCCGCCCACCCCGAGCTGACCTTCGTGCGCGTGACCGACGACGAACTGCTGCGGTCCTACGCGGACATCAACTCGCGTGCCTACGGGTTCCCTCTGGAGGACGGGCGGGACGGGCTCGCCGGGTCCTCGCTGTGGAAGAGCCGGGTGTTCGCGTACCTGGGCCTTCGGGACGGAGTCCCCGTGACCTGCGCGGCCTCGGTGGAGGCCGACGGGCGGCTGTTCGTCGCGCTGGTCGCCACCGACCCGGGGTGGGAGCGGCGGGGGTACGGCGAGGCCGTGACCCGCAAGGCGCTGTACGAGGGGGCCCGGGCCACCGGGCTGACCCGGGCGACGTTGCACGCGACCGCCGCCGGAGCGCCCGTGTACCCGAGGATCGGGTTCCGGCCCACCTCTCCGATGCGGTTCTACTCCCTCGGGGACTGA
- a CDS encoding LLM class flavin-dependent oxidoreductase — protein sequence MQFGIFSVGDVTPDPTTGRKPTERERIKAMVAIALKAEEVGLDVFATGEHHNPPFVPSSPTTMLGYVAARTERLILSTATTLITTNDPVKIAEDFAMLQHLADGRVDLMLGRGNTGPVYPWFGQDIRQGINLAVENYALLHRLWREDVVDWEGKFRTPLEGFTATPRPLDGVPPFVWHGSIRSPEIAEQAAFYGDGFFHNNIFWPADHTKRMVELYRTRYAHYGHGTPEQAIVGLGGHVFMRKNAQDAVREFRPYFDVAPVYGHGPSLEDFMDQTPLTVGSPQQVIEKTLAFRGYAGDYQRQLFLVDHAGLPLKSVLEQIDLLGEEVVPVLRKEFALNRPADVPDAPTHAARLARDRG from the coding sequence ATGCAGTTCGGGATCTTCAGCGTCGGCGACGTCACGCCCGACCCCACCACCGGCCGGAAGCCCACGGAGCGCGAGCGGATCAAGGCCATGGTGGCCATCGCGCTGAAGGCCGAGGAGGTGGGGCTCGACGTCTTCGCGACCGGTGAGCACCACAACCCGCCGTTCGTGCCCTCGTCGCCGACCACGATGCTCGGCTACGTCGCGGCCCGTACCGAGCGGCTGATCCTCTCCACGGCCACGACCCTGATCACCACCAACGACCCGGTGAAGATCGCCGAGGACTTCGCGATGCTCCAGCACCTGGCCGACGGCCGGGTGGACCTGATGCTGGGGCGCGGGAACACCGGCCCGGTCTATCCCTGGTTCGGGCAGGACATCCGGCAGGGCATCAACCTCGCCGTCGAGAACTACGCCCTGTTGCACCGCCTGTGGCGCGAGGACGTCGTCGACTGGGAGGGGAAGTTCCGTACGCCCCTGGAGGGCTTCACGGCCACGCCCCGCCCGCTGGACGGCGTACCGCCGTTCGTCTGGCACGGCTCGATCCGCTCCCCGGAGATCGCCGAGCAGGCCGCGTTCTACGGCGACGGCTTCTTCCACAACAACATCTTCTGGCCGGCCGACCACACCAAGCGCATGGTCGAGCTGTACCGGACGCGGTACGCCCACTACGGGCACGGCACCCCCGAGCAGGCGATCGTCGGACTCGGCGGGCACGTGTTCATGCGCAAGAACGCGCAGGACGCCGTGCGAGAGTTCCGGCCCTACTTCGACGTCGCGCCGGTGTACGGGCACGGGCCGTCGCTGGAGGACTTCATGGACCAGACGCCGCTGACCGTGGGCTCCCCGCAGCAGGTCATCGAGAAGACGCTGGCCTTCCGCGGTTACGCCGGCGACTACCAGCGCCAGCTGTTCCTCGTCGACCACGCCGGGCTGCCGCTGAAGTCCGTGCTGGAGCAGATCGACCTGCTGGGCGAGGAGGTCGTGCCGGTGCTGCGCAAGGAGTTCGCCCTGAACCGCCCGGCGGACGTGCCGGACGCCCCGACGCACGCGGCCCGGCTCGCCCGGGACCGAGGGTGA